One window of the Klebsiella sp. WP3-W18-ESBL-02 genome contains the following:
- a CDS encoding MFS transporter, which produces MNTYNKKVHAYRFPAFRRLFTARLLTVLGNSIAPIALAFAVLDMGGTVSELGIVVASRSIFNVVFLLLGGVLADRYSRSRVLVYSSLTAAVSQAIVAWSVLDGSASVLSLALLGALNGAAAGIALPASSALIPQTVPAQNLREANGLIQLGIYGGTVIGASLGGILASAIGPGWGLAVDALGFAASAPLYFLIRASAIKTGEAQSHILQDLKEGWKEFASRPWVWAIVVQFTIINAAFSGVVMVLGPAIADASFGRTRWGIIIAAQSVGLIAGTSLALRWRPRRDLFIGMILVGLCAVPIMLLSQQASASWLTGAFFITGVAFGLFGVSWAHSLQTHIPAEKLARVYAYDAVGSFVAIPFGELVAGPLAMQYGSSRVLMVAAVAVVVATAAASLVPAIRRLENAVRVQPR; this is translated from the coding sequence ATGAATACGTATAATAAAAAAGTTCATGCTTACCGCTTTCCCGCCTTCCGCCGCCTTTTCACTGCCCGTTTGCTCACCGTTCTGGGCAACAGCATTGCGCCCATCGCGCTGGCGTTTGCCGTCCTCGATATGGGCGGTACCGTCTCGGAACTGGGGATTGTGGTGGCCTCGCGGTCTATCTTTAACGTTGTCTTTCTGCTGCTGGGCGGCGTGCTGGCTGACCGCTATTCGCGCAGTCGCGTGCTGGTTTACTCCTCGCTGACCGCCGCCGTGTCGCAGGCCATCGTGGCGTGGTCAGTGCTGGACGGCTCGGCTTCGGTGCTAAGCCTGGCGCTGCTCGGCGCGCTGAACGGCGCGGCGGCGGGTATCGCATTGCCCGCTTCATCCGCGCTGATCCCCCAGACGGTACCGGCACAAAACTTACGCGAGGCAAACGGTTTAATTCAGTTGGGTATCTACGGCGGTACGGTGATCGGTGCCTCGCTGGGCGGGATTCTGGCCAGCGCGATTGGCCCTGGATGGGGGCTGGCCGTTGATGCGCTGGGCTTTGCCGCTTCTGCGCCGCTCTATTTTTTGATTCGCGCCAGCGCGATTAAAACGGGCGAGGCGCAAAGCCATATTCTGCAGGACTTAAAAGAAGGCTGGAAAGAGTTCGCCAGCCGCCCGTGGGTGTGGGCTATCGTGGTTCAGTTTACGATAATCAATGCGGCATTCAGCGGGGTGGTGATGGTGCTGGGACCGGCCATCGCTGACGCCTCGTTTGGGCGCACCCGCTGGGGGATTATCATTGCCGCCCAAAGCGTCGGCCTGATAGCGGGGACCAGCCTCGCCCTGCGCTGGCGCCCGCGTCGCGATCTGTTTATTGGCATGATACTGGTCGGGCTTTGTGCCGTACCCATTATGCTGCTCAGCCAGCAGGCCTCCGCATCGTGGCTGACCGGCGCCTTCTTCATCACCGGCGTGGCCTTCGGCCTGTTCGGCGTATCCTGGGCACATTCGCTGCAAACGCATATCCCGGCGGAAAAACTCGCCCGAGTTTATGCCTACGACGCCGTCGGATCCTTCGTGGCCATTCCGTTTGGTGAACTGGTTGCCGGGCCGCTGGCCATGCAGTATGGCAGCAGCCGGGTGCTGATGGTCGCCGCCGTTGCGGTGGTTGTCGCCACCGCAGCCGCCAGCCTGGTACCGGCTATCAGGCGGCTTGAGAACGCCGTGCGGGTGCAGCCACGCTGA
- the fdnG gene encoding formate dehydrogenase-N subunit alpha codes for MELNRRQFFRMCAGGLAGTTVASLGFLSSFSVQAETRQYKLLKAKETRNNCTYCSVGCGMLMYSLGDNAKNVSESIYHVEGDADHPVSRGSLCPKGAGVVDFINSDNRLLYPEYRAPGSDKWQRISWDDAFTRIARLLKDDRDANFVVKNAAGVTVNRWATTSMLCSSAASNETGIIDNKFARGLGMVAVENQARLCHGPTVSALAPSFGRGAMTNNWIDIRNADVILIMGGNAAEAHPVGFKWVIEAKKSRGAKLMVVDPRFNRSAAVADLYAPLRPGSDVAFLSGIVNYLLSHDKIQHQYVREFTNASLIVREDYRFDDGLFSGYDEATRQYDRSSWAYALDADGQVQRDDTLSHPRCVFNLLKAHVSRYTPEMVETVCGTPREEFLRVAQTLAETAAVNKTASILYALGWTHHTNGAQIIRTAAIVQLLLGNIGMMGGGINALRGHSNVQGYTDLGLLDGSLPGYLPLPSEKQTTLDALLAQATPKTTLPGQVNFWQNTPAFMVSLLKGFYGDAATAENQWGYDYLPKWDKKYDVLSQVDMMVGGQFNGLLVQGFNALASFPNKNKAVEAFSKLKFMVVMDPLATETASFWQNHDEMNDVDSSKIQTEVFRLPTACFAEENGSVANSSRWLQWHYTAANPPGEALHDSKILAHLFLRLRELYREEGGVAPEPLMAIDWRYANPHDPLPEEIARESNGRALKDIYDKEGNLLAKAGQQLSTFAHLRDDGSTSSLCWIYAGSWTEQGNQMANRDNADPSGLGAVNNWSWAWPLNRRILYNRASADAQGKPWDAKRPLMQWNGKKWQGLDVPDFPPTSAPEEKVGPFIMLPDGMGHLFALNKLADGPFPEHYEPMETPIGTNPLHPNVVHSPVVRLFESDKKTLGNAQAFPYVGTTYSITELFRHWTKHARLNAIAQPQQFVEIGEQLAQEKGIKAGDWVKVSSQRGFIKAKAVVTARLQTLTVAGKAVPTIGIPCHWGFEGTTRKGFLANTLTPSVGDANSQTPEFKAFLVNVEKA; via the coding sequence ATGGAGCTTAATCGGAGGCAATTCTTCCGAATGTGTGCGGGCGGTCTGGCAGGGACAACTGTCGCCTCTCTTGGTTTTCTATCCTCATTTTCCGTTCAGGCGGAAACCCGTCAATACAAACTCTTAAAAGCAAAAGAGACGCGTAACAACTGTACCTACTGCTCCGTTGGCTGCGGCATGCTTATGTATAGCCTCGGCGATAACGCTAAAAATGTGAGCGAAAGTATCTACCACGTTGAAGGCGATGCGGATCATCCGGTCAGCCGCGGTTCGCTGTGCCCCAAAGGCGCTGGCGTGGTCGATTTTATCAACAGCGACAACCGGCTGCTCTACCCGGAGTACCGTGCACCGGGCAGCGATAAATGGCAGCGGATAAGCTGGGACGACGCGTTTACGCGCATCGCGCGTTTACTCAAAGACGATCGTGACGCCAACTTTGTCGTCAAAAACGCGGCGGGCGTGACGGTAAACCGCTGGGCGACAACCAGTATGCTGTGTTCCTCAGCGGCCAGTAACGAAACCGGGATTATCGACAATAAATTTGCGCGCGGCCTGGGCATGGTGGCGGTTGAGAACCAGGCGCGTCTGTGCCATGGCCCGACCGTCTCCGCGTTGGCGCCGAGCTTTGGTCGCGGTGCGATGACCAACAACTGGATTGATATTCGCAACGCCGATGTGATTCTGATTATGGGCGGCAACGCCGCAGAAGCGCACCCGGTGGGGTTCAAGTGGGTCATTGAGGCGAAGAAAAGCCGCGGCGCGAAGCTGATGGTGGTTGACCCGCGCTTTAACCGCTCGGCGGCCGTCGCCGACCTGTATGCGCCGCTGCGCCCAGGCAGCGACGTGGCTTTCCTGTCCGGCATCGTCAATTATCTGTTAAGCCACGATAAAATTCAGCATCAGTACGTGCGTGAATTCACCAACGCCAGCCTGATTGTCCGCGAGGACTACCGTTTTGATGATGGTTTGTTCAGCGGTTATGACGAAGCGACCCGCCAGTACGATCGCAGCAGTTGGGCCTATGCGCTCGACGCCGACGGTCAGGTACAGCGTGATGATACGCTAAGCCATCCGCGCTGCGTGTTTAATTTGCTCAAAGCGCACGTCAGCCGCTACACCCCGGAAATGGTGGAAACTGTCTGCGGCACGCCGCGCGAAGAATTTCTGCGCGTGGCGCAGACGCTGGCCGAAACCGCAGCCGTCAATAAAACGGCGTCAATTCTCTACGCGCTGGGCTGGACGCATCACACCAACGGCGCGCAGATCATCCGCACCGCGGCGATTGTGCAACTGCTGTTGGGCAATATCGGCATGATGGGCGGCGGGATTAACGCGCTGCGCGGCCACTCAAACGTTCAGGGCTACACCGATCTTGGCCTGCTGGATGGCTCGCTGCCGGGCTACCTGCCGCTGCCGAGTGAAAAACAGACCACCCTTGATGCGTTGCTGGCGCAGGCTACGCCGAAAACGACGCTGCCAGGCCAGGTTAACTTCTGGCAGAACACTCCGGCATTTATGGTCAGCCTGCTGAAGGGCTTTTACGGTGATGCCGCCACGGCGGAAAACCAGTGGGGCTACGACTACCTGCCGAAGTGGGATAAAAAGTACGACGTGCTCAGCCAGGTCGACATGATGGTCGGCGGCCAGTTTAACGGGCTGCTGGTACAGGGTTTCAACGCGCTGGCATCTTTCCCGAATAAAAACAAAGCCGTCGAGGCATTCTCGAAGTTGAAATTTATGGTGGTCATGGACCCGCTTGCCACCGAGACCGCCAGCTTCTGGCAGAACCACGACGAAATGAACGACGTGGATAGCAGTAAAATCCAGACCGAAGTGTTCCGTCTGCCGACCGCCTGCTTTGCCGAAGAAAATGGCTCGGTGGCTAACTCATCACGCTGGCTTCAATGGCACTACACGGCCGCCAATCCGCCGGGCGAAGCGCTGCACGATAGCAAAATTCTCGCGCATCTGTTCCTGCGCCTGCGCGAGCTGTATCGCGAAGAGGGCGGCGTGGCGCCGGAGCCGCTGATGGCCATTGACTGGCGTTATGCTAATCCGCACGATCCGCTGCCGGAAGAGATCGCCCGCGAAAGCAACGGTCGCGCGCTGAAAGATATCTATGATAAAGAGGGCAACCTGCTGGCGAAAGCCGGGCAGCAGTTGAGTACCTTTGCCCATCTGCGTGATGACGGCTCGACCAGCAGTCTGTGCTGGATCTACGCCGGGAGCTGGACGGAGCAGGGCAACCAGATGGCGAACCGCGATAACGCCGATCCATCGGGGCTCGGTGCGGTGAACAACTGGTCATGGGCCTGGCCGCTCAATCGTCGCATTCTCTATAACCGTGCCTCCGCCGACGCGCAGGGTAAACCGTGGGATGCAAAACGTCCGCTGATGCAGTGGAACGGTAAAAAATGGCAGGGGCTGGACGTCCCGGACTTCCCGCCGACGTCGGCGCCAGAAGAAAAGGTCGGGCCATTCATTATGCTGCCGGATGGCATGGGGCACCTGTTTGCGCTCAACAAGCTGGCAGACGGACCGTTCCCGGAGCACTACGAGCCGATGGAAACGCCGATTGGTACCAATCCGCTGCATCCGAATGTGGTGCATAGCCCGGTGGTGCGTCTGTTTGAAAGCGATAAAAAAACGCTCGGTAACGCGCAGGCGTTTCCGTACGTTGGCACCACGTATTCCATCACCGAATTGTTCCGCCACTGGACCAAACACGCGCGTTTGAACGCCATCGCGCAGCCGCAGCAGTTCGTTGAGATTGGCGAACAGCTGGCGCAGGAAAAGGGCATTAAGGCCGGTGATTGGGTCAAAGTCTCTTCGCAGCGCGGCTTTATCAAAGCCAAAGCGGTGGTGACCGCGCGCCTGCAAACCCTGACCGTTGCCGGGAAAGCGGTACCGACCATCGGTATTCCCTGCCACTGGGGCTTTGAGGGGACGACCCGCAAAGGGTTCCTGGCCAATACGCTGACGCCGTCGGTCGGCGACGCCAACTCACAGACGCCGGAATTTAAGGCGTTTTTAGTTAACGTTGAGAAGGCGTAA
- the fdxH gene encoding formate dehydrogenase subunit beta — protein sequence MSMESQDIIKRSATNGMTPPPQARNYKQEVAKLIDVTTCIGCKGCQVACAEWNDIRDSVGECVGVYDNPTDLSAKSWTVMRFSETAVNGRLEWLIRKDGCMHCADPGCLKACPSAGAIIQYANGIVDFQSEHCIGCGYCIAGCPFNIPRLNPEDNRVYKCTLCVDRISVGQEPACVKTCPTGAIHFGTKAEMLTLADARIEELKSRGYANAGLYNPQGVGGTHVMYVLHHADQPGLYHNLPTEPKIDTSVNLWKGILKPLSAAGFIATFAGLIYHYVGIGPNKESDDDEEEDSHE from the coding sequence ATGTCTATGGAATCACAGGATATTATCAAACGTTCGGCGACCAACGGTATGACGCCGCCGCCGCAGGCGCGCAACTATAAACAGGAGGTGGCGAAGCTCATTGACGTCACCACCTGCATCGGTTGCAAAGGGTGCCAGGTGGCCTGCGCCGAGTGGAACGACATTCGCGATAGCGTGGGAGAATGCGTCGGGGTGTACGATAACCCTACCGATCTGAGCGCCAAGTCATGGACGGTGATGCGTTTTAGCGAAACCGCCGTTAACGGACGGCTGGAGTGGCTGATTCGTAAAGACGGCTGTATGCACTGCGCGGATCCCGGCTGTCTGAAGGCCTGCCCATCGGCGGGCGCGATTATTCAGTATGCCAACGGGATCGTCGATTTTCAGTCAGAACACTGTATCGGCTGCGGCTACTGTATTGCCGGCTGCCCGTTCAATATTCCGCGCCTTAACCCGGAAGATAATCGCGTCTATAAATGCACGCTGTGCGTCGATCGCATCAGCGTCGGCCAGGAGCCGGCCTGCGTGAAAACCTGCCCGACCGGTGCGATTCACTTTGGCACCAAGGCGGAAATGTTGACGCTGGCCGACGCGCGCATTGAAGAGCTGAAATCGCGCGGTTATGCCAACGCCGGGCTGTACAACCCTCAGGGCGTTGGTGGAACGCACGTGATGTACGTGCTGCATCACGCCGACCAGCCTGGGCTGTACCACAACCTGCCCACGGAGCCGAAAATTGATACCTCGGTCAATCTGTGGAAAGGCATTCTGAAGCCGCTCTCCGCCGCCGGGTTTATCGCCACCTTTGCCGGGCTTATCTACCACTACGTGGGCATAGGGCCGAACAAAGAGAGCGATGACGACGAAGAGGAGGACTCTCATGAATAA
- the fdnI gene encoding formate dehydrogenase-N subunit gamma: MNKSKMILRTKFIDRACHWTVVICFFLVSLSGIALFFPTLQWLTETFGTPQMGRILHPFFGVAIFVALMFMFVRFVHHNIPDKQDIPWVKGIVEVLKGNEHKVAYVGKYNAGQKMMFWTIMSMIFVLLTTGLIIWRPYLAAYFPIPVVRYSLLIHATAAVILIHAILIHMYMAFWVKGSIKGMIEGKVSRRWARKHHPRWYRQIEDAENAAQQDAESR; encoded by the coding sequence ATGAATAAGAGCAAAATGATCCTGCGTACGAAATTTATCGATCGTGCCTGTCACTGGACCGTGGTGATCTGCTTTTTCCTGGTGTCGCTTTCAGGCATTGCGTTGTTTTTCCCGACCCTGCAATGGCTGACGGAAACCTTCGGGACACCGCAGATGGGGCGTATTCTGCACCCCTTCTTCGGCGTGGCGATCTTTGTGGCGCTGATGTTTATGTTTGTGCGCTTCGTCCATCACAACATCCCGGATAAGCAGGACATTCCGTGGGTCAAAGGGATTGTTGAAGTCCTCAAAGGTAACGAACACAAGGTTGCCTACGTCGGCAAGTACAACGCCGGGCAGAAAATGATGTTCTGGACCATTATGAGCATGATTTTTGTGCTGCTGACGACCGGTCTGATTATCTGGCGGCCGTATCTTGCCGCGTACTTCCCGATTCCGGTTGTGCGCTATAGTCTGCTGATCCACGCGACGGCGGCGGTTATTCTGATCCATGCGATCCTCATCCATATGTATATGGCGTTCTGGGTGAAAGGATCGATTAAAGGGATGATCGAAGGGAAGGTGAGCCGCCGCTGGGCGCGCAAACACCATCCGCGCTGGTATCGCCAGATTGAAGACGCGGAAAACGCCGCGCAGCAGGATGCTGAATCCCGTTAA
- a CDS encoding helix-turn-helix domain-containing protein encodes MSGRIDYQIEKYRFTEASESARLTQQWADVMEECRTTGAGAEERLRIALLNVDYVTSFELPFRLLLIRAPQLIASVREALPLSQKSAVFNGKRFGCVYSLKSALNDVPDTFQYHLSTRIRRSDAQGHGELPYREIAQQIKQPRERLRLALEQGLTVTALDGLFWFGIQRMAADIQRLRKTGMRITTGETDVFDTLTTTTRRVPFYQLSVAAPARRSQAA; translated from the coding sequence GTGAGCGGGCGCATTGACTACCAGATTGAGAAATACCGCTTTACGGAAGCCAGCGAGAGTGCGCGCCTGACGCAGCAGTGGGCTGATGTGATGGAGGAATGCCGTACCACCGGCGCGGGGGCCGAAGAGCGCCTGCGTATTGCGCTGCTGAACGTCGATTATGTCACCAGCTTCGAGCTGCCTTTCCGCCTGTTACTGATTCGTGCCCCCCAACTGATTGCCAGCGTACGCGAGGCGTTGCCGCTGAGCCAGAAAAGCGCGGTGTTTAACGGCAAGCGTTTCGGCTGCGTATACAGCCTGAAAAGCGCGCTGAACGACGTGCCGGATACGTTTCAGTATCATCTCTCTACCCGCATTCGCCGCAGCGATGCCCAGGGGCACGGTGAGCTGCCGTATCGCGAAATCGCCCAGCAAATAAAACAGCCGCGCGAGCGTCTGCGCCTGGCGCTGGAGCAGGGGCTGACCGTGACCGCGCTGGACGGCCTGTTCTGGTTTGGGATCCAGCGTATGGCTGCCGATATTCAGCGGTTGCGCAAAACCGGCATGCGCATTACCACCGGCGAAACGGACGTGTTCGACACGCTGACCACCACCACCCGGCGGGTGCCGTTTTATCAGCTCAGCGTGGCTGCACCCGCACGGCGTTCTCAAGCCGCCTGA